The sequence GCCAATCGAGCGGCAGCGAGAGCGCGTCCTCGTGGAGCTGCTTCTGCAGCGAGTCCCAGAGCATCACTTGTCGGAGCGCGCGTTCGGCCGCCCCGTCGAGCGTGCGCTCTTCGCTCACGCCTTTGGCGCGCAAGCCGAAGACAACATTCTCGTACGCCGTCAGCGGCAGGGTCGCGGGCTCGCCGAATATCATCCCCATCCGGCGGCGGAGCGCCGGCACGTCGGTCGTCGACCCGAGAACCTCCGCGCCGTCGATCTTCACGCTGCCTTCAACGCGTGCCGACGGATCGAGATCGTGAAGACGGTTGAGGGCGCGCAAGATAGCCGAGCGCCCCGACCCGGTCGCGCCGATGAGAGCGACGGTCTTGCGATCGGCGACGTCGAGGCTGATGCCGCGTACCGCGTGGCGCTTGTCGAACCAGACGTGCAGATCGCGGACTTCGAGCTTGGTCTCGACGCTTGTGGGGTGGTCGGGCGTCATCTCGCCGCTCCGCTTCTACGCCGGCCCTGCAGCAACCGTGCGGCAAAACGGAACGCGACGATGATCGTCACGAGAAGCAACGTCTCGGTCGCGACCGGCGCGCCGGCGCCAGGGCCTGTTTCCGGCGCCGTCAAGCGGCGCCAGAGATCGAGCGTGACCGGAGCCAGCGGCGTCCCTGCATAGTTGAGGACTGTCACGACGATCGTCGTCTCGCCGAACATCCTGCCGGCGGTGGCGAGCAAAGCTCCGGCGATCGTCGGTACGGCTCGCGGCATGATGACGTTGAGGAACGCTGTGTGCGGAGCGGCTCCGGCGGCGATCGCCGCAAGCCTGAAGCGGTCCGGAACCTCCCGCACCCCTGCGAGGATCCGCCGCGTCAGCATCGGGAGGTTCAGCGCGGCGAGCGCGATGGCTGCGATCACGATGCCTTGCCCCGAAAACGTCGGCATCTGTCCGCCGCGGACGCCGAACCAAAGCGCCGCCGCGCCGATCGCGATCGCGGGCGTCATCGGTCCGACGCGCAGCGATGTCGTCAACCAGCGCGTCGTCGGCCCGCCGAGTTCCACGTCGTAGCCGGCGGCGGCGGCGAGAAATGCAGGCACGATGACGAGCGGCAGCGCGATGCCGAGGATGTACCCGCTTCCGATGAGCGAGCGCGTGAGGTCGAAGCCGACGGGCGAGGCCGATGCGGCTTTCAATCCTTGCCAGCCCTCGACGGCGAGAACGGCGATGAACGCGGCGGCGAGCGCGACGGCGAGCGTGCCGCTCAGCCATATCGCGATGCCTTGGACGAGGGATGCGAATGCGCGTCCGCTCCTATCTCGCCTCGCACGTGCGGCGCTCATGCCCATTGGGGTCCGCCTACTTCGCGTCCGACGGCGAGCACGCAGGCCGCTGCGATGCAGAGCAAGACGAGCGCCGCTACATAATAGGATGGATCAGCGGCGGGCGGCCCGAGCGCGAGCCTCGAGAAGACGGTCGCGGCAGCAGTCGGCACCGCGCGGACGCCCGCATGTGAGAGCGCGACGAAGAGCACCTGCATCGCGGTCGCCTCTCCGATCGAGCGAGCGAACGCCGCCAGTCCGGCGATGGCGATCCGCCGGCGAAGAGCCGGAACGACGACGAGCGTCGCCGTCTGCAGTTTCGTCGCACCGGCGGCGGCTGACGCGAATCGGACGGAATTGGGCACGCGTCGAAGGCCTCGCATGACGAGCGCGCATGCGGTCGGCGCCGTCATCACCGCGAGGATGGCGGCCGCCACGGCGTAGGGAGTCACGAAGCCGATCGGATGCGCCGCTGCCGCCGGTACGATGATCGTCGCAGCGAGCCAGCCGAACGCGACCGACGGGATAGCGCCGAAGAAGCCGATCGCGCCTTCGATCGTCCGGCGCACCGAAGTCGAGGCGAGCTCTTCAGCAGCGAACGCCGCGCCCGCCCCAAGCGCGCTGCCGACCGATGCGGCGACGATGCTCACGACGATCGTCGACGCCGCGACCGCGATCCAGCCGGAGAATTCGACCCGTCCGTTCGATTCGAACGTCAACGTTATTGCTGCCCACACGAGCAAGCCGATGACGACGATGGGCATCAGGGCGACGATCGCGGCGCAAAGTTTGCAGCACGCGGCGAACAGACGCTCCGAGACGGATGGCATCGCGGGCGGCTTTGCCCCGTTCGCTCGCCGCCCCTTGTCGGTCTACAATGTCGTGCAGGGGCCGATGGCGGTATTCGCGCGTTCGCTCACCGCCGTCGGAATGTCGACGTAGTCGATTCCCGTCGCGAGTTTTTGGCCGTCGGTCTCGATCCAGTGGAAGAGCGAGCACAGCGCGCCTTGTTTCGCCGGGTCCGGGTAGTGCTTGTAGAGCAGCGCCCACGTGTAGCCGGCGATCGGATACGCGCCTTTGCCCGATGCGTTGACGATCGAGAAGTCGGAAGAGTCGACCGCGGGCTTCGTCGTGGCGGCAGCGCGGACCGACGCGATCGACGGCGCGACCGCTGCGCCGCTTGCGTTGACGATCGAAGCATACGTCATCTGCGTCTCGAGCGCGTAGGCGAGCTCGACGTAGCCGATCGCGCCGGGCGTGTTTTTGATCTGGCCTGCGACGCCTTCGTTGCCTTTCATGCCGACCGACGACGCTGCCGTCGGCCACGATATCGTCTTCGACTTCCCGACGCTCGTCTTCCACCCGGCGCTCACCGCGCTCAAGTAGTCGGTGAAGATGTACGTCGTACCGCTCGCGTCGGCCCGATGGACGACGAGGATCGGCAGGCTCGGAAGCTTCGCGGACGGGTTGAGCTTAGCGATGCGGGGATCGTTCCACGTCTTCACCGTGCCGAGATAGATCGACGCGAGCACGTCCGGCGAGAGGACGAGACCGGACGAGACGCCGGGAACGTCGTACGCGATGGCGACGCCGCCGAGCGCGACCGGGATCTCGACGATCGACTTACGACCGCCTTCCAGGGCGGACAGGTCCTTCGCGCTCATCGGAACGTCGGTCGCGCCGAAGTCGACCGTGTGCGCGGTGAACTGTTGGATGCCGCCGCCGGACCCGATCGATTGATAGTTGATGGTCACGCCCGGATTCGCTTTTTGATATGCGTCGAAAGCGCGCGAGAAGAACGGATACACGAACGTCGACCCCGCGCCGACGAGCGTCATCGATGCCCCGGTGGTCGCCGGCGAGCCGTTCTGACCGCTCGGCTGACCGGTGCACGCTGCGAGAACGACGAGGAACCCAAGGGCGGCTATCCGAGCTGCCTTCATGACGTATCTCCTAGCCGAAACGGCCGGTGATGTAATCTTCCGTGCGTTTGTCCTGGGGCGTCGTGAATATCTTCGAGGAGACGTCGAACTCGATCAGTTCGCCGGGTGCGGCTTCGCCGGCGAGCATGAAGCCTGTGAAGTCGGAGACGCGCGCCGCTTGCTGCATGTTGTGCGTGACGATGACGATGGTGAAGTCGGTTTTGATCTCGCGCATGAGATCCTCGATCTTCATCGTCGAGATCGGATCGAGCGCCGACGCGGGCTCGTCCATGAGTAGGACTTCCGGTTCGACGGCGAGCGCGCGCGCGATGCAGAGACGTTGCTGCTGGCCGCCGGAAAGCGAGGTGCCCGGGCGGTGGAGGATGTCTTTCACCTCATCCCACAACGCGGCGCGGCGGAGGCTGCGCTCGGCTATCTCGGCGAGCGCGCCGCGATCGGAGACGCCGCCCGCCAGCCGCACGCCCGCGAGCACGTTGTCGGCGATCGACATCGTCGGGAACGGGTTCGGCCTTTGGAAGACCATGCCGACCCGCCGCCGCAGACTCGTCGTGTCGACGCCCGGGTCGTAGACGTTCGACCCGTCGAGCATCACATGGCCTTTGACCGATGTGTTCGCGATGACTTCGTGCATGCGGTTCAGGCAGCGCAACAGGGTCGACTTGCCGCATCCCGACGGACCGATGAGCGCGGTGATCGACTTCGGGCGGAACGTCATCGTGACGTCGTGGATCGCGCAGTGGCTGCCGTAGAACGCGCTGAGGCGATCCGTCCGCAGTTCTTGCTTCATCGCTTCGTCGCCGTCTTATCGAGCAAGGCGGCTCCGGAACGCGACGCGCGCGGCGAGGTTGAGCGCGAAGACGAGCGCGATGAGGACGAGCGCGCCGCCCCACGCGGTCTGCTGCCAATCCTTGTACGGCGAGATCGCGTATTGGAAGATGACGAGCGGGAGAGCGGCGATCGGGTGCGTGAGGCCGACGCTCCACTGCGGATTGCCGAATGCGGTGAAGAGCAGCGGCGCCGATTCCCCGGCGACACGCGCGATCGCGAGCAGCACGCCCGTGATGATGCCCGGCCGCGCGACCGGAACCGTGACGAGCAGGGTCGCCTTCCATGCCGGGATGCCGAGCGCGAGCGCACCTTCGCGGATCGTATGCGGCACGAGCCGTACCGCTTCTTCCGTCGTGCGCACGATGATCGGCAGCATGATGATGCCGAGCGCGACCGATGCGGAGACGGCGGAGAACTGGCGCGCGGGCAGGACGACGAGCGCATACGCGAAGACGCCGATCGCGATCGACGGTACGCCCGTGAGCACGTCGCTGAGGAAGCGCACGCTCGCGGCGACGCGGCCGCGACCGAAAAGCGCGAGATAGACGCCGGCTGCGGTCCCTATCGGCACGGCCGCAAGGGATGCTAGTGCGATGATCTCCACGGAGCCGAGGATCGCGTTCGCAACGCCGCCGCCGGGGATGCCGACGGGCCGCGGGATCTGCGTGAAGAAGGTCGGACGAAGCGCTCCCGCTCCTTTGCTCAGCACGTACAAGACGATGATCGCGAGCAGGAGCGCGGCGATGCCGGCGCACGCCGCCGCGACGAAGATCATGAACGCGCTCCACGCGTTACGGACGGCGAGTCTGTTCATACGACGCGCGTGCCTTTCGGCGACACGCTCCACACGAGCGCTCGAGCGATGACGTTGACGACGATGCTCATGCCGAACAGCAGCAGGCCGATCTCGATGAGCATCGCCACATACGTCTGGCCGGTCGCTTCGGTGAACTCGTTCGCCAGCACGCTCGCCATCGTGTATGCAGGCCTGAAGAGCGAGGCGCTGACCGCGGGCGTGTTGCCGATGACCATGACGACCGCCATCGCCTCGCCCATCGCTCGGCCGAGCGCGAGCACGAGAGCGCCGATGACGCCCTGACGCGCGTAGGGGAGCACCGCCTTCGTCAACATCTCCCAGCGCGTCGCGCCGAGCGCGAGCATTGCTTCACGCTGATCGTTCGGCACCGCCGCGAAGACGTCGCGCGCGATCGCCGCGACCGTCGGCAGGATCATGATAGAAAGGAGGACGCCGCCAGTGAGCATGCCGATCCCGAGCGGCGGCCCTTGGAATAACGGAAGGAAACCGAGCCACTTCCCGAGGGCCGGCTGGATGACGGTGCGCATGACCGGCGCGAGCACGAAAAGTCCCCATAGGCCGTAAACGACGCTCGGCACGGCTGCGAGCAACTCGACGAGCATCGATACAGGCCCGGCCAGACGTTTAGGCGCGAGCTCGGATAGGAAGAGCGCGACGGCGATCCCCATCGGACCGGCAAGCGCGAGCGCGATGATCGACGTGACGACGGTGCCGAACGCAAAGGAGAGGACGCCGTACTGATTGTCGCTCGGGCTCCATGCGAGCGTCGCCGCCTTGAATCCGATCGTCGTCACGGCCGGCCACGACGCTTTCACGAGCACCGCGAGCAGACCGCACACGACGATCAGGATGATCCACGCCGAGCCGAGGAGCAGTCCGGAGAAGATGCGGTCGGCGAGGTGCGACCCCGCGCGCTCGCTCGTCTCGACGCGGCGTGCCATCCTGAACGAAACGAGATCGGCGCTGTCTTGCGACATCAATTTCTCTGCCGAGCTCGCTCGGCGACTGCGACTTCGTCCGGAAGAGTCGAGGCGTTGCGGGACCCAGTTTTCTCGCCCGAGGCCGCCCCGCCTCCGGGAGTCAGTTCGTCAAGAATGGATCGTCGCGAGCGCTTTTTCCGCCAGCGCTTGGACGTTGTCGGGTAACGCGACGTACTTGACGTTCACCGCGTACGCTTGTCCCGACGTCACGACCCACTTGAAGAGGTCGACGAGCTGCTTGCCACGGTCGGGATCTCCCTGGTTGCGCCAGAGCATGACCCACGAATAGCCGCAGATCGGATAGCTGTCGGCGCCGGGCTGATTCACGATCGAGAAGTCGTCCGAGTTGACGTTCGGCTTTTGCGCCGCGGCGGCGCGGACGCTGTCGAGCGTCGGAACGACGAACTTGCCGTCCTGGTTCTGCAGCGCCGCGTAAGGGATGTCGTTCTCGAGCGCGTACGCGAGCTCGATATAACCGATCGAGCCCGGCGTGTTTTGGATCTGACCGGCGACGCCTTCGTTGCCCTTCATGCCGACCGAGGATGGTGCGGGCCAACTCACGGACTTCGACGTGCCGATCTGGCTCTTCCATTGCGAGCTGATGCGGCTCAGGTAGTCGGTGAAGATGTACGTCGTTCCGCTCGAATCCGCACGGTGAACGACGATGATCGGCAGGTTCGGGATGTTCGCGCCCGGGTTGAGCGACGTGATCGCCGGATCGTTCCAGACGCTGATCTTCCCGAGGAAAATGCTCGCGAGGACGCTCGACGAGAGGTGCAGGTGGGCGGGTGCGCCGGTCACGTTGTAGGCGATCGCGACCCCACCGAGGGTGACCGGGAATTCGACGACGGCGCCATTCGCGTCTTTGGCGGCCTTCATCTCGGTCGGGTTGAGCGGCACGTCGCTGGCTCCGAAGTCGACCGTGCGGGCGGTGAACTGCTGGATGCCGCCGCCGGACCCGATCGACTGGTAGTTTACCGTGATGTCCGGGTGGTCGCTCTTATATTGGAAGAAAGCGCGCGAGAAGAACGGGTTGTCGAAGGTCGACCCGGCGCCGACGATCTGGGTGTCGGCAAGCGCGAGGGACCCGGTCCCGAGCACTGCGCATGCGAGCGCGACGGCTGCAGCCCGGTGGATGCTTTTCAACGTTCACTCCTGTTGGGACGGCATGAGGTAGCGGGCGCGGCCCGAGACCACGGCACTGAGACCAAGCCTATCGGTCCCGTATCAACCCAAGATTAAGGTTTACTTAAGAAGGATTAAGTAAAGTGTCCGAGTGCGCGACGGCTCGATTTATCTCCACGACGGAGCGCTTCAGTTTTTTCGGGACGCCTTCGACCATATAGACGACGCGCTCGCAGATGTTCGTGGCGTGGTCGGCGATGCGTTCGAGGTAGAGCGCGACCAAGATGAGATTGCTACCGCGGCTGATCGCCTTCGGGTCGTGCGCCATGAACTCGATGAGCTCTTTGAAGACGGCGCGGTAGAGGCGGTCGACTTCGTCGTCCTTTTGCGGCACGAGGTGCGCTATCGCGGCGTCGTGGTTCGCGAACGCGTCGAGCGACTCGCGAAGCATCTCGCGCGCCTTCGCTGCCATCCGAGGGATGTCGATGAGCGGTTTGAGCGGCGGCTCTTCGGCGAGCGACTTCGTTATCTGCGCGATGTCGCATGCGTGGTCGCCGATGCGCTCGAGGTCGATGACGATGTCGAGCATCGCGGCGATCGTGCGGAGGTCGGAAGCCATCGGCTGCTGGAGCGCGAGCAGGTTGAGGCAGTTCGTCTCGATGCGGACATTGAGGTCGTCGATGATGTCGTCGAAACGGAGGATGTCGTCGGCCAATGCGATATCCGACCGCCCGAGCGCGTCGACCGCGCGGTTGATGGCCTCCTCGACGAGACTGCCCATGCGCAAGACGTCTTGCTGCGTCTCGTTCAGTATCCTATGAAAATTCTCACGACCCACGAAGCCGTACGACCTCCGTCAAAAATACTTCGTCATTATATGCGTTCGAGCGCGCTTTGTAAACCTAGCGCCTCGCGGCAGGCCCGAACGAGCACCTGAACAGCGATCCGCGGCCGAGCTCGCTTTGCGCTTCGACGGATCCACCGTGCGCCTCCACGATGTGCTTGACGATCGCAAGGCCGAGCCCGGTGCCGCCCTTCGATTTCGCTCGCGACCGGTCGACGACGTAGAAGCGTTCGAAGACGTGGGGGAGCGCGTCCGATGCGATGCCGATCCCGGTGTCCTCCACGTCGACGGCGACGCCCGAACCATTCGAGGAGACGCGAGCCGTGACCGCGCCACCGGCGGGAGTGTTGCGCAGCGCGTTGTCGAGCAGGTTGACGACGACTTGCGTCAGCATATCGCGGTCGCCCGCGATCGCGGTGCCGTCGGACGGCGTCACCGCGTCGAGCCTGATCCCGAGCTTCGACGCCCTGGTCGATTGGCTGCGCACCGCGTCGCGCACGAGCGCCGAAAGGTCGACCGAATCGAAACGGAGGTCGAGCCGCCCGCTCTCGAGCCGCGCGAGGTCGAGCAGATCTTCGACGAGCGCGATCATGCGATCCGTCTCGCGCGCGATGTTCTCGAGGAACTCCTTCGATGCGGCCGGATCCGCGCCGTCTTGCAGCGTTTCGGTCATGATCTTGATGGCGGTGAGCGGGCTGCGAAGCTCGTGCGAGACGTTCGACACGAAATCGCGGCGCATCGTCTCGAGCTCGATCACGCGCGTACGGTCGACTGCGACGACGAGCGCTTCGCGTTTCCCGTCGCCCCGGTTGACGGCGCGCGTCGAGACGTGCAGCCGCCTTTCCGTCGCCGCGATGAATGTCAGCTCGGACGATTCCTCGATCCCGTCGGCGAGCGCCGCGGTGACTCGCCGGTCGAGCTCGTACGACCGGACGCTCTCGATGAGCGCGCGTCCGATCGCGCGCTCGGGCGCGATGCCGAACATCGATGCGGCCGACGCGTTGACCGCGGCGATGCGGCCGTCCGGCGCGACGATGATGACGCCGGCCGGCAACGCTTCGAGCAGTGCGGCCATGCGGCGCGACGATTCGCTCGGCGGTCGCGGCGACTCGACGGCCGGCGCCGCCTCTTGTTTCGCGAGCGGCGAGCGACGCGCGGCCACGAGCGCCGCGAGGCCCGCCGCCGCCAGGAACGCGCCGATGGTCAAGATGACGTAGTCCACTGTTTCAGTCGCGGAAGACGTACCCCCGGCTGCGGATCGTGTGGATCCACTTCGGGTCGTTCGGATCGTCTTCGATCTTCTCGCGCAGCCACCGGATGTGGACGTTCACGGTCTGCTGGTCACCGTAGAAATCGAATCCCCAGACGCGATCGAGCAACGCCTGCCGCGTGACGACGCGGCCTTTGTTCTCGAGCAGCACCTGGAGCACGCCGAACTCTTTCGGCGCGAGATCGATCGCGGCGCCTCGCTTCGTGACGCTCTGGCTTCCGACGTCGAGCTTGACGTCGCCGCCGGAGAGGACGGGCGGATGTTCGTGATGGATCGCGGCGTTCGCGCGGCGCAAGTGTGCGCGGATGCGTGCGATGACTTCGTGGATGGAGAACGGCTTCGTGATGTAGTCGTCCGCGCCGATCTCAAGGCCGAGCACTTTGTCGATCTCTTGGCCTTTGGCTGTGAGCATGAGGATCGGCACGTTCGATCGCCGGCGGATCTCGCGGCAGACTTCGATGCCGTCCAGCGACGGCAGCATGATATCGAGAAGGATGAGATCTGGCTTTTCGATCTCGACGACGCTCAGCGCTTGGCGTCCGTCGCCTGCGACGCAGACGACGTAGCCGTTCTTCTCGAGGTTGTACCGCAGCGTCTGAAGGATGGCGACTTCGTCGTCGACGACGAGCACCTTCGACGGCCGCGCAGTCTGCGGGTCGGTCATTCCGTGGGCGCGTTCTACGTCGCCGCGTCGCTTGCCCTTTTGACGCGCTAGCGGTGGGACGGACGAGGCAATATCGACGATCGACGCCTTAATCACCGCTTCACGCGTTCTTAAAGATATGCGCTCAAGCCTCGGCGCGTTCGGCTGGCCGAGCACGTAAGGATGAT comes from Candidatus Eremiobacteraceae bacterium and encodes:
- a CDS encoding ATP-binding cassette domain-containing protein; its protein translation is MTPDHPTSVETKLEVRDLHVWFDKRHAVRGISLDVADRKTVALIGATGSGRSAILRALNRLHDLDPSARVEGSVKIDGAEVLGSTTDVPALRRRMGMIFGEPATLPLTAYENVVFGLRAKGVSEERTLDGAAERALRQVMLWDSLQKQLHEDALSLPLDWQQRICIARALAVGPEVLLFDDPAAKLDPVASQQLDDVIFRLRRDFTILIATNDLHQAARLSDLTFYMVNGEIAESGETLAIFNRPTDSRTEDFLAGRAWS
- the pstS gene encoding phosphate ABC transporter substrate-binding protein PstS, with translation MKAARIAALGFLVVLAACTGQPSGQNGSPATTGASMTLVGAGSTFVYPFFSRAFDAYQKANPGVTINYQSIGSGGGIQQFTAHTVDFGATDVPMSAKDLSALEGGRKSIVEIPVALGGVAIAYDVPGVSSGLVLSPDVLASIYLGTVKTWNDPRIAKLNPSAKLPSLPILVVHRADASGTTYIFTDYLSAVSAGWKTSVGKSKTISWPTAASSVGMKGNEGVAGQIKNTPGAIGYVELAYALETQMTYASIVNASGAAVAPSIASVRAAATTKPAVDSSDFSIVNASGKGAYPIAGYTWALLYKHYPDPAKQGALCSLFHWIETDGQKLATGIDYVDIPTAVSERANTAIGPCTTL
- the phoU gene encoding phosphate signaling complex protein PhoU, with translation MGRENFHRILNETQQDVLRMGSLVEEAINRAVDALGRSDIALADDILRFDDIIDDLNVRIETNCLNLLALQQPMASDLRTIAAMLDIVIDLERIGDHACDIAQITKSLAEEPPLKPLIDIPRMAAKAREMLRESLDAFANHDAAIAHLVPQKDDEVDRLYRAVFKELIEFMAHDPKAISRGSNLILVALYLERIADHATNICERVVYMVEGVPKKLKRSVVEINRAVAHSDTLLNPS
- a CDS encoding ATP-binding protein; translated protein: MDYVILTIGAFLAAAGLAALVAARRSPLAKQEAAPAVESPRPPSESSRRMAALLEALPAGVIIVAPDGRIAAVNASAASMFGIAPERAIGRALIESVRSYELDRRVTAALADGIEESSELTFIAATERRLHVSTRAVNRGDGKREALVVAVDRTRVIELETMRRDFVSNVSHELRSPLTAIKIMTETLQDGADPAASKEFLENIARETDRMIALVEDLLDLARLESGRLDLRFDSVDLSALVRDAVRSQSTRASKLGIRLDAVTPSDGTAIAGDRDMLTQVVVNLLDNALRNTPAGGAVTARVSSNGSGVAVDVEDTGIGIASDALPHVFERFYVVDRSRAKSKGGTGLGLAIVKHIVEAHGGSVEAQSELGRGSLFRCSFGPAARR
- a CDS encoding response regulator transcription factor; translated protein: MTDPQTARPSKVLVVDDEVAILQTLRYNLEKNGYVVCVAGDGRQALSVVEIEKPDLILLDIMLPSLDGIEVCREIRRRSNVPILMLTAKGQEIDKVLGLEIGADDYITKPFSIHEVIARIRAHLRRANAAIHHEHPPVLSGGDVKLDVGSQSVTKRGAAIDLAPKEFGVLQVLLENKGRVVTRQALLDRVWGFDFYGDQQTVNVHIRWLREKIEDDPNDPKWIHTIRSRGYVFRD
- a CDS encoding ABC transporter permease subunit, translating into MSAARARRDRSGRAFASLVQGIAIWLSGTLAVALAAAFIAVLAVEGWQGLKAASASPVGFDLTRSLIGSGYILGIALPLVIVPAFLAAAAGYDVELGGPTTRWLTTSLRVGPMTPAIAIGAAALWFGVRGGQMPTFSGQGIVIAAIALAALNLPMLTRRILAGVREVPDRFRLAAIAAGAAPHTAFLNVIMPRAVPTIAGALLATAGRMFGETTIVVTVLNYAGTPLAPVTLDLWRRLTAPETGPGAGAPVATETLLLVTIIVAFRFAARLLQGRRRSGAAR
- the pstA gene encoding phosphate ABC transporter permease PstA; this encodes MNRLAVRNAWSAFMIFVAAACAGIAALLLAIIVLYVLSKGAGALRPTFFTQIPRPVGIPGGGVANAILGSVEIIALASLAAVPIGTAAGVYLALFGRGRVAASVRFLSDVLTGVPSIAIGVFAYALVVLPARQFSAVSASVALGIIMLPIIVRTTEEAVRLVPHTIREGALALGIPAWKATLLVTVPVARPGIITGVLLAIARVAGESAPLLFTAFGNPQWSVGLTHPIAALPLVIFQYAISPYKDWQQTAWGGALVLIALVFALNLAARVAFRSRLAR
- the pstS gene encoding phosphate ABC transporter substrate-binding protein PstS: MKSIHRAAAVALACAVLGTGSLALADTQIVGAGSTFDNPFFSRAFFQYKSDHPDITVNYQSIGSGGGIQQFTARTVDFGASDVPLNPTEMKAAKDANGAVVEFPVTLGGVAIAYNVTGAPAHLHLSSSVLASIFLGKISVWNDPAITSLNPGANIPNLPIIVVHRADSSGTTYIFTDYLSRISSQWKSQIGTSKSVSWPAPSSVGMKGNEGVAGQIQNTPGSIGYIELAYALENDIPYAALQNQDGKFVVPTLDSVRAAAAQKPNVNSDDFSIVNQPGADSYPICGYSWVMLWRNQGDPDRGKQLVDLFKWVVTSGQAYAVNVKYVALPDNVQALAEKALATIHS
- the pstB gene encoding phosphate ABC transporter ATP-binding protein PstB produces the protein MKQELRTDRLSAFYGSHCAIHDVTMTFRPKSITALIGPSGCGKSTLLRCLNRMHEVIANTSVKGHVMLDGSNVYDPGVDTTSLRRRVGMVFQRPNPFPTMSIADNVLAGVRLAGGVSDRGALAEIAERSLRRAALWDEVKDILHRPGTSLSGGQQQRLCIARALAVEPEVLLMDEPASALDPISTMKIEDLMREIKTDFTIVIVTHNMQQAARVSDFTGFMLAGEAAPGELIEFDVSSKIFTTPQDKRTEDYITGRFG
- the pstC gene encoding phosphate ABC transporter permease subunit PstC; translated protein: MSQDSADLVSFRMARRVETSERAGSHLADRIFSGLLLGSAWIILIVVCGLLAVLVKASWPAVTTIGFKAATLAWSPSDNQYGVLSFAFGTVVTSIIALALAGPMGIAVALFLSELAPKRLAGPVSMLVELLAAVPSVVYGLWGLFVLAPVMRTVIQPALGKWLGFLPLFQGPPLGIGMLTGGVLLSIMILPTVAAIARDVFAAVPNDQREAMLALGATRWEMLTKAVLPYARQGVIGALVLALGRAMGEAMAVVMVIGNTPAVSASLFRPAYTMASVLANEFTEATGQTYVAMLIEIGLLLFGMSIVVNVIARALVWSVSPKGTRVV